From Procambarus clarkii isolate CNS0578487 chromosome 65, FALCON_Pclarkii_2.0, whole genome shotgun sequence, one genomic window encodes:
- the LOC123771028 gene encoding ubiquitin carboxyl-terminal hydrolase 2 has protein sequence MKPSQLKLLSCAEDGDAVGVREALVRGAQVNQLEEDRNDPSCSGRAALHYATREGHLNVVRVLLQWNADVNIRSRRPDDDGAPPLHMAAYAGHVEVMKSLLEGGADGEAKDSKGKTAVHWAALQGQLDSLKLLKNYHCDLSAKVERKANAMHFAVASGDLEVVAWLLENGVRSDQKDKDKKLPLDLAKRLGHTHIHTFLKPTGSLRYKLRMFNKSSFLARSQTSGSYRAPQSPDAQDSPGAPSGAWRNDSSSEPSRWMTHFPATGRHRKDFSEIEREAEAGPSRETRLEASRPTGERRSSKEVLKEEARDVRRLQEGLQRGEECQSPDLDTGAVSIARLSRQLDHTLQLLLQTNRRLDQTIQDLEHTNHRLEQSNQLLQQTNNQLEQVKQSLNLSNQQLDLTKQQLDQTNQQLRETKQQLEQTNQRQEQTNHRQDQTNQRQDQTNQRQDQTKQQLTEHGGNEHHVTSHSAPHKLSTSSNDPPGNHSEVHTTAPNHSEVASPSGLPNLGNTCYINSVIQCLFNINSFRDYFINDTYRFQVNRESEHRGEVAHTLAGTMKALHSGDFDSIRDAAKVLKHVVGAQDEEFEGSHQHDAHDLLADLLTWLHNDLMKANWSSVVSELFHGEEEALIICEERSEETLISSTCQPFISITLPVNHAHPCQLQMLLERHYEPQRIEWDCKPCGRSHLCRHEIRIVHFPPLLVIHLSRYNGRDPQAATKTSVRFPTEDLHLQGHKTPSPRYEACGLVVHHGTMTAGHYVAFCRNDNGSNTWRLYDDDTVTSTDLNTVLDQNQVHLLFYRMNE, from the exons ATGAAACCGTCACAGCTGAAACTG CTGAGTTGCGCAGAAGACGGCGACGCGGTAGGAGTCAGGGAGGCCCTGGTGCGTGGGGCTCAAGTGAACCAACTGGAGGAGGACAGGAATGACCCGTCGTGCAGCGGTCGTGCGGCTCTACACTACGCCACGCGCGAGGGTCACCTTAACGTCGTCCGTGTCCTCTTGCAGTGGAACGCCGACGTCAACATCAGGAGCCGGCGGCCCGACGATGACG GAGCCCCGCCGCTGCACATGGCTGCGTACGCCGGTCACGTCGAAGTCATGAAGTCTCTGCTTGAAGGAGGCGCTGACGGCGAGGCCAAGGACAGCAAGG GCAAAACTGCAGTCCACTGGGCAGCTCTACAAGGCCAACTCGACTCCCTGAAACTCCTGAAGAACTACCACTGCGATCTGAGCGCCAAGGTGGAGCGCAAAGCTAATGCCATGCACTTCGCCGTGGCCTCTGGGGACCTGGAGGTGGTGGCCTGGCTCTTGGAGAACGGCGTGAGGAGCGATCAGAAGGATAAGGACAAGAAGTTACCCTTAGACCTGGCCAAGAGGCTtggacacacccacatacacacgttCCTCAAGCCAACAGGATCACTCAGATATAAACTG AGAATGTTCAACAAGTCATCATTCCTCGCGCGGTCACAAACCTCTGGCAGCTACAGGGCTCCACAGTCCCCCGACGCCCAGGACTCTCCTGGAGCGCCGTCAGGAGCCTGGAGGAACGACTCCAGTAGTGAACCCTCCCGCTGGATGACCCACTTCCCTGCCACAGGGAGACATAGGAAGGACTTCTCCGAGAtcgagagagaagcagaggcaggACCTTCAAGAGAGACGAGGCTTGAAGCCAGCCGACCCACGGGAGAAAGGAGGAGTTCGAAG GAAGTTCTGAAAGAGGAAGCTAGGGACGTGAGAAGACTCCAGGAGGGACTCCAGAGGGGAGAAGAATGTCAGTCACCTGACTTAGACACCGGCGCCGTCAGCATAGCTCGTCTCTCCAGACAACTGGATCATACACTCCAGCTGCTTCTCCAGACCAACCGTCGGCTAGACCAAACCATCCAAGATCTGGAACACACCAATCACCGTCTTGAACAATCAAATCAACTGTTGCAACAAACTAATAATCAGCTGGAACAGGTCAAGCAAAGTctaaacctatccaaccaacagcTGGACCTGACCAAGCAACAACTGGACCAAACCAATCAACAGCTGAGAGAGACAAAGCAGCAGCTGGAACAGACCAATCAGAGGCAGGAACAGACCAATCACAGGCAGGACCAGACCAATCAGAGGCAGGACCAGACCAATCAGAGGCAGGACCAGACCAAACAACAATTGACAGAGCATGGTGGTAATGAGCATCACGTAACGTCCCATAGCGCCCCACACAAACTGTCAACATCTAGTAACGACCCTCCCGGGAACCACTCGGAAGTACATACAACTGCCCCGAATCATTCTGAA gtggcgTCGCCCTCCGGCCTGCCCAACCTCGGCAACACCTGCTACATCAACTCCGTCATCCAGTGCCTCTTCAACATCAACTCCTTCAGAGACTACTTCATAAACGACACATACAG GTTCCAAGTGAACAGGGAGAGTGAACACCGAGGGGAAGTTGCCCACACGCTGGCTGGCACTATGAAGGCCCTTCACTCTGGCGACTTTGACAGCATCAGAGACGCGGCCAAGGTGCTCAAG CATGTTGTTGGAGCACAAGACGAGGAGTTTGAGGGGTCGCACCAGCACGACGCCCACGACCTACTGGCCGACCTCCTCACCTGGCTCCACAACGACCTAATGAAG GCTAACTGGTCCTCCGTAGTGTCGGAACTCTTCCACGGAGAGGAGGAGGCCCTCATTATCTGTGAGGAGCGCTCTGAGGAGACCCTCATCTCCAGCACCTGTCAACCCTTCATCAGCATCACCCTGCCGGTCAACCACGCCCACCCCTGCCAGCTCCAG ATGTTACTGGAGAGGCACTACGAGCCCCAAAGAATAGAGTGGGACTGCAAACCATGCGGAAGGTCTCACCTGTGTCGACATGAGATCAGGATCGTTCATTTCCCTCCCTTGCTGGTTATCCACCTCAGCAG GTATAACGGCCGCGACCCGCAAGCAGCCACTAAGACCAGCGTCAGGTTCCCTACAGAAGACCTCCAcctgcagggccacaagacacccAG TCCCCGCTACGAGGCGTGTGGCTTAGTGGTCCACCACGGCACTATGACCGCCGGCCACTACGTCGCCTTCTGCAGGAACGACAACGGCAGCAACACCTGGCGACTCTACGACGACGACACCGTCACCAGCACCGATCTCAACACTGTCCTTGATCAGAACCAAGTTCACCTACTGTTCTACAGAATGAATGAATGA